The Rudaeicoccus suwonensis sequence ACCGGAGGCGGAGGGGCACGGCACCGATTCGGCGATCAAGGCCGTGCACAGCGGGCCGAAGTCGGTGCGTCCGCGCGTCATCATCGTCAAACTCGTTGCCAGCATCGTCACGATCGCCAGTGGTGGTTCCGGTGGCCGCGAGGGCCCGACCGCCCAGATCTCGGCCGGCTTCGGATCGGTGATGGCGCGAGTGCTCAACCTGACACCGAAGGACGCCCGCATCTGCGTCGCAGCCGGAATCGCCTCCGGCATCGGTGCAATCTTCAAGGCGCCGCTCGGCGGAGCCTTCCTCGGGGTCGAGTTGCTCTATACCGAGGACGTCGAGATCGACGCCCTGATCCCGAGTGTGGTGGCGACCGCCGTCGGCTACGGCATCTTCTGCAGCGCGACCGGCGGCTTCACCCCGGTCTTTGGCAACAACCTGCACGTCAACACCGGACACCCTTGGCAGTTGGTGCTTTTCGCCCTCGTCGGCATTGTTGCTGGTCTCTTCGGCAAGCTCTACACCTGGTCGTTCTATGGGTTGACCGACTTCTGGAACCGGATGAAGATGCCGCGTGCGGTGAAACCCGCCATCGCTGGTGTGCTCGTCGGTTTCATCGGCTTGGCCGTCCCCGGTGCGCTCGGCACGGGTTACGGTGCCCTGCAGGGTCAGATCATCACCACCGTCTTCTTGACGATGCCGCTCTGGCTGGTGATCGCGTTGCCCTTCGCCAAGATTCTCGCGACCGGTATGACGATCGGGTCCGGAGGCTCCGGCGGCATCTTCGGGCCGGGGATGGTTATCGGAGGTGCGAGTGGGGCACTGCTGTGGCGAGCGATCCACCCGTTCGGGGTCGGCGCCAACCTGCAGACATCCTTCGTCATCGTCGGTATGGCGGCGTGCTTCGGTGCGATCGCGCACGCGCAGATTTCGGTGATCCTGATGGTCGCCGAGATGACCGGCAGCATTGCTGTGCTGCCACCGTCGATGGTCGCAATCGCGTTCTCCTGCTTGGTCGTCGGATCGATGACGATCTACCGCAGCCAGCTGATGCGACGCTCCGACTCGCCCGCACACCGATTCGGGTTCGGTCTGCCGGCCGACAAGGTGTTGCCGGTGGGCGAGCTGGCGAAGCCACCTCGTGTGGTGCTCCCCGCGGCCACCACGGCACAGGACGCTCTCGAACAGATGCGCACGGCGCACGTCCCGGGAGCACCGGTTGTCAACGACGGTGGCGAATTCCTCGGAGCGGTGCAGGTGCGCGATCTGGCGGACGTCGAACCGACCCGTATGTCGGCGCCGGTCGGGCGGATCGCGAACGGTCAGGCGATGACACTGCCCTGGGACGCGGGGCTGGATGCGGCGCTGGATGCACTCCCCGGCACCAGCGGTGGGTGGTTGACCGTGCTCGACGACCACTCCAAGGTCACCGGGATCATCTCCGCTGCCGAGATCGTGCGTGGCTGGCAGCAGACCATGCAGCGGTCGGTGCGCGAGATCGCCGCGGTGGGTCACGAGGGCAAGGTCGTCGATGTGCAGGTCGCGCAGCACAGCGCCGCCGTCGGCCGACGATTGCGTGAGTTGGGCCTGCCGACGCAGGTGGTGGTGTTGTCGATCATGCGCGGTCGCGGGTTCGTGATCCCTGCCGCGGACGAGCGCATCGAGGCGGGGGACCGGCTCTCGGTGCTGGCGATGGATGGCGCCAAACATGTCGTGGAGACCGCATTCGGTGAACGGCGCGCGGATTCGACGACCGGATGACGTGACTCGGACACAACACCGCCCGGTCAGGATTCTGGCCGGGCGGTGTTGTGTCGAGCTGACGTGTGTCGGCAGCTGACCGGTGGCGGCAGCTGGGCGGCGACCGGCGGCGGCTGGCCGGCGACCGGCGGCGGCTGGCCGGCGACCGGCGGCGGCTGGCCGGCGACCGGCGGCGGCTGGCCGAGATGACCGTTACTTACGAGTATCGCCGCGCGAAACGGAACGGATCGACATCTCGACCACCGGCATGGGACCGGCGAGACAGGTGAGGCCAGCGGGAGGACGTCCGCACCATGAGGCCCGGCCGCCATCACCGAAGCCGTCAGAGGGGAGCGCGCACTGCGCGGGCTTTCAAGCATGACGGGGACCCATCAGGACTTCCTGACCGGGCGGTGCCTGCGTCCGA is a genomic window containing:
- a CDS encoding chloride channel protein; the encoded protein is MIAAEAESAMLRGWTRRTLSGVRSAPYLRKWLILGAIIGVVAGLGAILFYYGLTWGTHFLLTDIGGFKPASTSGEGGYHDHSGFSRPWAIPLLVGAGGLVSGLIVFTWAPEAEGHGTDSAIKAVHSGPKSVRPRVIIVKLVASIVTIASGGSGGREGPTAQISAGFGSVMARVLNLTPKDARICVAAGIASGIGAIFKAPLGGAFLGVELLYTEDVEIDALIPSVVATAVGYGIFCSATGGFTPVFGNNLHVNTGHPWQLVLFALVGIVAGLFGKLYTWSFYGLTDFWNRMKMPRAVKPAIAGVLVGFIGLAVPGALGTGYGALQGQIITTVFLTMPLWLVIALPFAKILATGMTIGSGGSGGIFGPGMVIGGASGALLWRAIHPFGVGANLQTSFVIVGMAACFGAIAHAQISVILMVAEMTGSIAVLPPSMVAIAFSCLVVGSMTIYRSQLMRRSDSPAHRFGFGLPADKVLPVGELAKPPRVVLPAATTAQDALEQMRTAHVPGAPVVNDGGEFLGAVQVRDLADVEPTRMSAPVGRIANGQAMTLPWDAGLDAALDALPGTSGGWLTVLDDHSKVTGIISAAEIVRGWQQTMQRSVREIAAVGHEGKVVDVQVAQHSAAVGRRLRELGLPTQVVVLSIMRGRGFVIPAADERIEAGDRLSVLAMDGAKHVVETAFGERRADSTTG